One Candidatus Bathyarchaeia archaeon genomic window, TATAGGGTTCAACACAACCTGTGGAGGGGGCCCTTCAAAGGTGGCGTAAGGTACCATCCCAGCGTCACCTTGGATGAGGTGAAGGCGTTGGCGGCTTGGATGACCTTCAAAACGGCGGTGGTGGACATACCATACGGGGGGGCGAAGGGAGCGGTGGTCTGCGACCCAAAGGCCATGAGCCTAGGAGAGCTGGAGCGCCTGACGAGGCGTTACACAGCCATGATCATGGATGAGATTGGGCCCTTCAAGGACGTTCCCGCCCCCGACGTGGGAACCGACGCTCAAGTCATGGCGTGGATGATGGACACCTACAGCAGCTTGAAGGGGTACAGCGTCCCCGAAGTGGTGACGGGCAAACCGGTGAGCCTGGGAGGATCCCTAGGCCGGGAAGGAGCCACAGGAAGGGGTGTGGCGATATGCGCTCGAGAAGCCGCTGAAAGGATTGGGTTACCGTTGAAGGGAGCCACAGTGGCGGTGCAGGGCTTCGGGAAAGTCGGATACTGGGCGGCCAAGGTTTTAGAGGAGGTGGGCTGCAAAATCGTCGCGGTCAGCGACTCAAAGGGTTGCGTGATAAATCGGGATGGGTTGAACCCAGACAAGGTGAAGGCCCATAAAGACACCACAGGCTCCGTATGCGGTTTGGAGGGATGCCAGGATTCTCCGCGTGAAGAGTTGTTCAGCCTTGGATGCGACATCCTAGTGCCCGCCGCTTTGGAAAACGTGATCACCGAACGAAACGTAGACGAGGTGGAGGCGAAAATCATCGTGGAGGGGGCGAACGGACCCACAACCCCTGAGGCCGATAAGGCCCTATTCGAGAAAGGGGTATTCGTGGTTCCCGACATATTGGCCAACGCGGGAGGCGTCACCGTCAGCTACTTCGAATGGGTCCAAAACCTCAACCGGGATCGATGGTCTCTGGAAACAGTGAACCAACGATTGGAAAAAAAGATGATGGAAGTCTTCGAAGACGTTTACCGGTTGGCGCGGGAGAAAAAGGAAAGCATGAGGACAGCGGCCTACATGATCGCCGTAAGCAGGGTTGCGGAAGCCCACATCAAACTAGGATTGTTCCCATAAATTAAACTCTTCATCCTTTTTTCAAAGCTCTATCTCTATTTATCGCTTGACTCCTTTTCTCTTTAAAATGCGAGTGAAGTAGTTGTGTATGCTCTCAGCGGCGGTTTTACCCGCTCCTATGGCGCTTATGACGGTGGCTTCCCCTGTGACCACGTCTCCTCCAGCCCATACCTCTTTAATGGATGTTCGGCCTTGTGAGTCGGTGTGGATTAAACCAGATTCCAGGGTCTTTAACCTAGGAGTAGTCTGGGTTACTGTGGGGTTAGGTTTCCTGCCTATGGCGATGATCACCGTGTCCGTGTTCACGGCGAAGTTGGATCCCCTCACGGGAATGGGCCTAGGCCTACCGGACTCGTCCGGGGAACCTAACCTCATTTTCAGGCACTCCACGCACCTGACCCATCCATTATGCCCGGTGAACTTGACGGGGTTTGTAAGGAACATGAACCTCACTCCTTCCTCCTCGGCGTTTCGAACCTCCTCAACTCTGGCTGGCATCTCCTCCCTGGTCCTCCGATAAAGGATGGTAACCCTCCTTCCTCCAGCCCTCATCGCGACTCTCGCCGCGTCGACGGCTACATTTC contains:
- a CDS encoding Glu/Leu/Phe/Val dehydrogenase → MDEKESAYESVVRQLDLIAQKIDLDPNVLEQLKYPRRVLIVSVPVRMDDGRVKVFTGYRVQHNLWRGPFKGGVRYHPSVTLDEVKALAAWMTFKTAVVDIPYGGAKGAVVCDPKAMSLGELERLTRRYTAMIMDEIGPFKDVPAPDVGTDAQVMAWMMDTYSSLKGYSVPEVVTGKPVSLGGSLGREGATGRGVAICAREAAERIGLPLKGATVAVQGFGKVGYWAAKVLEEVGCKIVAVSDSKGCVINRDGLNPDKVKAHKDTTGSVCGLEGCQDSPREELFSLGCDILVPAALENVITERNVDEVEAKIIVEGANGPTTPEADKALFEKGVFVVPDILANAGGVTVSYFEWVQNLNRDRWSLETVNQRLEKKMMEVFEDVYRLAREKKESMRTAAYMIAVSRVAEAHIKLGLFP